Proteins encoded in a region of the Roseateles sp. SL47 genome:
- a CDS encoding HAD-IA family hydrolase, with the protein MQLNRIRALSFDLDDTLWPFRPCLVRAEAALLTWLRTHAPGTQPLLSDPSALMTYRAQAQQQFPALRTDLSGLRRASIRALLEASQEDIALVEPAFEVFFEERQRVELYPEVLQALTQLSERLPLVALTNGNACIHKAGIGHFFKGALSAASLGVAKPEQQAFHAAAALAGVHPSEVLHVGDDWHLDVVGAVAAGAQAVWMVREDLAAAASASASASAASNASASLSASASAPGADSVPHLRVAHLTELCEVLAGLH; encoded by the coding sequence ATGCAGTTGAACCGTATCCGCGCCCTTTCGTTCGATCTGGACGACACCCTCTGGCCCTTCCGCCCCTGTCTGGTGCGTGCTGAAGCCGCCCTGCTGACGTGGCTCCGCACCCATGCGCCCGGCACGCAGCCCTTGTTGAGCGACCCGTCCGCATTGATGACCTATCGGGCGCAGGCTCAGCAACAGTTTCCAGCGCTGCGTACGGACCTGAGCGGCCTGCGCCGAGCATCCATCCGCGCGTTGTTGGAAGCCAGCCAGGAGGACATCGCCTTGGTCGAGCCCGCCTTTGAGGTGTTCTTCGAGGAGCGGCAGCGGGTGGAGCTGTACCCCGAAGTGCTGCAGGCCCTGACACAGTTGAGCGAGCGCCTGCCCTTGGTGGCCCTGACGAATGGCAACGCCTGCATCCACAAGGCGGGCATTGGTCATTTTTTCAAGGGAGCGCTCAGCGCGGCGTCGCTTGGTGTGGCGAAGCCGGAACAGCAGGCTTTCCATGCCGCTGCGGCCCTGGCCGGCGTCCATCCCTCCGAAGTGCTGCACGTGGGGGATGACTGGCATCTGGATGTGGTCGGCGCCGTGGCGGCCGGTGCACAGGCCGTATGGATGGTGCGGGAGGACCTGGCGGCTGCGGCATCGGCATCGGCATCGGCATCGGCAGCGTCCAACGCGTCCGCGTCGTTGTCGGCATCCGCCTCGGCCCCTGGTGCTGATTCAGTGCCGCATCTGCGGGTTGCGCATCTCACCGAACTCTGCGAGGTGCTCGCAGGTTTGCACTGA
- a CDS encoding oleate hydratase: MTSSDSSRPAPQPTDVPVEADAGQRFWHKGPQDTLPPPDMMGPYMRNHPVTTPVAGRKAWIIGSGIAGMAAAFYMIRDGRMKGEDITILDTMSIAGGSLDGAGNPEEGYLIRGGREMNWNYDNFWDLFQDVQALELPKGYSVLDEYRLVNDQDPNWSKARLMHQQGQIRDFSTLGLSRSHQLEIIKLLLKRKEDLDDITIEDYFSSSFLETNFWYLWRSMFAFENWQSLLEMKLYMHRFLDAIDGLTDMSALVFPKYNQYDSFVVPLMRHLKEQGVQVRFGTRATDLDLVEEGGRRTVTGIHCKVEGRPELIPVGPADVVFALTGSMTEGTAYGDMDTVPVLARGNEEPGEDSDWMLWKNLAKKSPVFGKPEKFYGNVAGSMWESATLTCRPSPLVDRLKELSVNDPYSGKTVTGGIITFTDSNWVLSFTCNRQPHFPTQPKDVLVLWVYALLMDKEGNYVKKPMPQCTGREVLAELCHHLGIADQLDAVAAQTQVRLALMPYITAQFMPRAAGDRPHVVPQGCTNLALLGQFVETSNDIIFTMEASVRTARIGVYTLLGLRKQVPDISPTQYDIRNLLKGARALNNNEPFPGERLLHRVLGKSYFAHILPPLPDRDESLKERAEAELVALLGKGSQALGVASGWLDRWREGLQRRGR; encoded by the coding sequence ATGACATCGTCCGATTCCAGCCGTCCTGCCCCTCAACCCACCGACGTGCCGGTGGAGGCCGATGCTGGCCAGCGCTTCTGGCACAAGGGGCCGCAGGACACGCTGCCGCCGCCGGACATGATGGGCCCCTACATGCGCAACCACCCGGTGACCACACCGGTGGCGGGGCGCAAGGCCTGGATCATCGGCAGCGGCATTGCCGGCATGGCGGCGGCTTTCTACATGATCCGCGACGGCCGCATGAAGGGCGAGGACATCACCATCCTCGACACCATGAGCATTGCCGGCGGCTCGCTGGATGGTGCCGGCAACCCGGAGGAGGGCTACCTCATTCGCGGCGGCCGGGAAATGAACTGGAACTACGACAACTTCTGGGACCTCTTCCAGGACGTGCAGGCGCTGGAGCTTCCGAAGGGCTACAGCGTGCTGGACGAATACCGTCTGGTGAATGACCAGGACCCCAACTGGTCCAAGGCCCGCCTGATGCACCAGCAGGGCCAGATCCGCGATTTCTCCACCCTGGGCCTGAGCCGCTCGCACCAGTTGGAAATCATCAAGCTGCTGCTCAAGCGCAAGGAAGATCTGGACGACATCACGATTGAGGACTACTTCAGCAGCAGCTTCCTGGAGACCAACTTCTGGTACTTGTGGCGCTCCATGTTTGCCTTCGAGAACTGGCAGAGCCTCTTGGAGATGAAGCTCTACATGCATCGCTTCCTCGATGCCATCGATGGTCTGACCGACATGTCGGCGCTGGTGTTCCCCAAATACAACCAGTACGACAGCTTTGTGGTGCCGCTGATGCGGCATCTGAAAGAGCAGGGGGTGCAGGTGCGATTCGGCACCCGGGCCACGGACCTGGACCTGGTGGAGGAGGGCGGGCGCCGCACGGTCACCGGCATCCATTGCAAGGTGGAGGGCCGCCCGGAGCTCATTCCGGTGGGGCCGGCGGATGTGGTGTTTGCACTCACCGGCTCCATGACGGAAGGGACGGCCTATGGCGACATGGACACCGTGCCGGTGCTGGCCCGCGGCAATGAAGAGCCCGGGGAGGACAGTGACTGGATGCTGTGGAAGAACCTGGCGAAGAAATCCCCCGTGTTTGGCAAGCCGGAGAAGTTCTACGGAAATGTGGCTGGCTCCATGTGGGAGTCCGCCACACTGACCTGCCGGCCGTCGCCGCTGGTGGATCGCCTCAAGGAGCTGTCCGTCAATGACCCGTACTCCGGCAAGACCGTGACCGGCGGCATCATCACCTTCACCGATTCCAATTGGGTGCTGAGCTTCACCTGCAACCGTCAACCGCATTTCCCGACCCAGCCCAAGGATGTGCTGGTGCTGTGGGTCTACGCCTTGTTGATGGACAAGGAGGGCAACTACGTCAAGAAACCGATGCCGCAGTGCACCGGGCGCGAGGTGCTGGCGGAGCTTTGTCATCACCTGGGCATTGCGGACCAGCTCGACGCCGTGGCCGCGCAGACCCAGGTGCGGCTGGCCCTCATGCCCTACATCACCGCGCAGTTCATGCCCCGCGCCGCCGGTGACCGGCCGCACGTGGTGCCCCAAGGCTGCACCAACCTGGCGCTGCTGGGGCAGTTTGTGGAGACCAGCAACGACATCATCTTCACCATGGAGGCGTCGGTGCGCACTGCCCGCATCGGCGTCTACACGCTGCTGGGCTTGCGCAAGCAGGTGCCGGACATCAGCCCGACCCAATACGACATTCGCAACCTGCTGAAGGGGGCGCGGGCACTCAACAACAACGAGCCATTCCCGGGTGAGCGCCTGCTGCATCGGGTGCTGGGCAAGAGCTACTTTGCCCACATCCTGCCGCCTCTGCCCGACCGGGATGAATCGCTGAAGGAGCGTGCAGAGGCCGAGCTGGTTGCCTTGCTGGGCAAGGGCAGCCAGGCGCTGGGGGTGGCGTCCGGATGGCTGGATCGATGGCGTGAGGGCCTGCAGCGGCGGGGCCGTTGA
- a CDS encoding TetR/AcrR family transcriptional regulator, producing MPPPVPRKTREQSRLETRQRLLASAHAAIVRDGIGSLSLRGLCDQAGFSQGAFYSNFSSRDDLLLALMQRHVQDEVAALRRLVEASEGQALAQMLDHLALHLALLAKASHWSLLAAELQLHAQRDAAFAELYNLAKLGYHREFALLVEDLVRRHGLAPVMDPLQIAVGLYGLWLGLVIQGTVPGAQTRDEILLGFFRAVIGAPAATSAGPSA from the coding sequence GTGCCGCCGCCCGTCCCTCGCAAGACTCGGGAGCAAAGCCGGCTGGAGACGCGCCAGCGCCTGCTGGCATCGGCCCATGCGGCGATCGTGCGGGACGGCATCGGCAGTTTGTCCCTGCGCGGCCTGTGTGACCAGGCGGGGTTTTCGCAGGGCGCCTTCTACTCCAACTTCTCCAGCCGGGACGACCTGCTGCTGGCGCTGATGCAGCGCCATGTCCAGGACGAGGTGGCGGCGTTGCGGCGGCTGGTGGAGGCGTCGGAGGGACAAGCGCTGGCGCAGATGCTGGACCACCTGGCGCTGCACCTGGCGTTATTGGCCAAAGCTTCGCACTGGTCCTTGCTGGCGGCGGAGTTGCAGTTGCATGCTCAGCGGGATGCAGCGTTCGCCGAGCTCTACAACCTGGCGAAGTTGGGCTACCACAGAGAGTTTGCTCTGCTCGTGGAAGACCTCGTGCGCCGCCATGGGCTGGCACCGGTGATGGACCCTCTGCAAATTGCAGTGGGTCTGTACGGGCTCTGGCTGGGGCTGGTGATTCAGGGAACGGTGCCTGGGGCGCAGACCCGTGACGAGATCTTGCTCGGCTTCTTTCGTGCGGTCATCGGAGCCCCCGCAGCCACCAGCGCCGGCCCGTCCGCTTGA
- a CDS encoding gamma carbonic anhydrase family protein, which yields MPLAPYLETFPQLAEGVFVHASAQVIGDVTLGPDSSIWCNTVLRGDVNRIVVGRCSNVQDMAMGHVSHRHPGKPDGSPLVIGDFVTIGHSAILHGCQIGDECLIGMGAIIMDDVVVQPQVMVGAGSLVSPGKVLETGWLYMGRPAVPVRRLTEAEVAYLRYSAEHYVRVKDNHVKSAGAPQ from the coding sequence ATGCCGCTGGCTCCCTACCTTGAGACCTTTCCTCAGTTGGCAGAAGGTGTCTTTGTCCATGCCTCCGCGCAGGTCATTGGCGACGTGACGCTTGGGCCCGACAGTTCCATCTGGTGCAACACCGTGCTGCGGGGCGACGTCAACCGGATCGTGGTGGGCCGATGCAGTAACGTTCAGGACATGGCCATGGGGCATGTGTCCCACCGGCATCCCGGGAAACCCGACGGTTCGCCGCTGGTGATCGGCGACTTTGTGACCATCGGTCACTCTGCCATTCTTCATGGCTGCCAAATCGGAGATGAATGCCTGATCGGCATGGGCGCGATCATCATGGACGACGTGGTGGTTCAGCCGCAGGTGATGGTGGGCGCGGGCAGCCTGGTCTCACCGGGCAAGGTGCTGGAGACGGGGTGGCTTTACATGGGTCGGCCAGCCGTTCCGGTGCGCCGCCTGACGGAGGCGGAGGTCGCGTATTTGCGCTATTCGGCAGAACATTACGTCCGGGTGAAGGACAACCACGTGAAGTCGGCCGGCGCTCCTCAATAA
- a CDS encoding GNAT family N-acetyltransferase: MTAGLSIQPLSEGDVEELRQFEFLNRTFFESRINARPPKFYEAGGVEAAVAEALREVAEDRGYQYLIRNAAGRLVGRINLSHVRRQHFHSCELGYRIGESENGKGYASAAVKLMLAQAFGPLGLMRVEARARADNMGSVRVLQRNGFTQFGRSQRSFEIGGEWFDVLCFEVHALN; the protein is encoded by the coding sequence ATGACGGCGGGTCTGAGCATTCAGCCGCTGTCCGAAGGGGACGTTGAGGAACTGCGGCAGTTCGAGTTCCTGAATCGGACTTTTTTTGAGTCCCGCATCAATGCCCGTCCGCCGAAGTTCTACGAGGCTGGCGGGGTGGAAGCGGCCGTGGCGGAGGCGCTGCGTGAAGTGGCGGAGGACCGGGGGTATCAATACCTGATCCGCAACGCGGCCGGTCGTCTGGTGGGCCGGATCAATCTGAGCCATGTCCGCCGCCAGCATTTCCATTCCTGCGAACTGGGCTACCGGATCGGGGAATCCGAAAACGGCAAGGGGTATGCCAGTGCGGCGGTGAAGCTGATGCTGGCCCAGGCCTTTGGGCCGCTAGGCCTCATGCGCGTGGAGGCCCGCGCGCGCGCCGACAACATGGGTTCCGTCAGGGTGCTGCAACGCAACGGCTTTACTCAGTTTGGCCGGTCCCAACGCAGCTTCGAAATCGGCGGCGAGTGGTTTGACGTGCTGTGTTTCGAGGTCCACGCCCTCAACTGA
- a CDS encoding zinc ribbon domain-containing protein YjdM produces the protein MSALPACPQCQSAFTYEDGTQLVCPECGHEWSAAAGTDKAAGDEVRVIRDAVGNVLQDGDTVTVIKDLKIKGSSSVVKVGTKVKNIRLADGDHDIDCKIDGIGAMGLKSEFVRKVS, from the coding sequence ATGTCCGCCCTGCCCGCTTGCCCCCAGTGCCAATCCGCGTTCACCTATGAAGATGGCACGCAACTCGTCTGCCCGGAGTGCGGGCACGAATGGTCCGCCGCGGCCGGAACCGACAAGGCTGCGGGCGACGAAGTCCGGGTCATCCGCGACGCCGTCGGCAATGTGCTGCAGGACGGCGATACCGTGACCGTCATCAAGGATCTCAAGATCAAAGGCTCCTCCTCGGTGGTGAAGGTGGGCACCAAGGTCAAGAACATCCGTCTGGCTGACGGCGATCACGACATCGACTGCAAGATCGACGGCATCGGAGCGATGGGATTGAAGTCGGAATTCGTCAGGAAGGTCAGTTGA
- a CDS encoding nuclear transport factor 2 family protein, with translation MSLTFDPEGFAQRQLDAYNARDLERFAAEYTENVEVYTLPNPQPTIVGREALKKHYRDNRFNLPELHAKLVNRMVFGNKVIDQELITGIPEAPVQAAAIYEVTEQGISKVWFLRG, from the coding sequence ATGTCTCTGACATTCGATCCCGAAGGCTTTGCCCAACGTCAACTCGACGCCTACAACGCGCGTGACCTCGAACGTTTCGCCGCCGAGTACACGGAAAACGTTGAGGTCTACACCCTGCCGAATCCTCAACCGACCATCGTGGGGCGGGAGGCGCTCAAGAAACACTACCGGGACAATCGCTTCAACTTGCCGGAGTTGCACGCCAAGCTGGTGAACCGGATGGTGTTCGGCAACAAGGTGATTGACCAGGAGTTGATCACCGGCATCCCGGAGGCGCCCGTGCAGGCTGCCGCCATTTACGAGGTCACAGAGCAAGGGATTTCGAAGGTCTGGTTCCTGCGGGGATAG
- a CDS encoding leucine-rich repeat-containing protein kinase family protein: MQRLTLTGAGLTAFPDEIYDLAESLEILDLSGNALHTLPEDLPRLHKLRILFCSNNQFTELPAVLGRCARLEMIGFKTNHIRHVPEAALPPRLRWLILTDNQIESLPEALGQCSRLQKLALAGNQLRELPRSLSQCERLELLRISANQLNALPEWLCTMPRLTWLAFGGNPLTLKREATALAQAPIPAVPWSRLSLDELLGEGASGHIYRAHQDDGTPVALKLFKGGLTSDGLPDSELAACLQAGAHPQLISVQARLSDHPNQTQGLLMPLIGPSFRTLAGPPSLLSCTRDVYSDDQRLPAQAVMRMAAGLASALQHLHARGLLHGDLYAHNVLHDNKGATLLGDFGAASFLGAAPLDQVKRLKRLDVRALGCLFEELLEHGEPLAPDDHARLSALRDACLHPDPAQRPSADDLARAL; encoded by the coding sequence GTGCAGCGCCTCACCCTCACCGGCGCCGGGCTGACCGCCTTTCCCGACGAGATCTACGACTTAGCGGAATCGCTGGAGATCCTGGACCTGAGCGGCAATGCGCTGCACACGCTGCCGGAAGATCTCCCGCGCCTGCACAAGTTGCGCATCCTGTTCTGCTCCAACAACCAGTTCACCGAACTGCCCGCCGTGCTGGGGCGCTGCGCGCGGTTGGAGATGATTGGTTTCAAGACGAATCACATCCGTCACGTGCCTGAGGCGGCCCTGCCGCCGCGATTGCGTTGGCTCATCCTCACGGACAACCAGATCGAGTCGCTGCCAGAGGCGCTGGGGCAATGCTCCCGCCTGCAAAAGCTCGCGCTGGCGGGCAACCAGCTGCGGGAATTGCCGCGCAGCCTCTCGCAATGCGAGCGGCTGGAGTTGCTGCGCATCTCAGCCAATCAGCTCAACGCCCTGCCCGAGTGGCTGTGCACGATGCCAAGGCTGACCTGGCTGGCCTTCGGAGGCAACCCCTTGACTTTGAAGCGAGAGGCGACGGCGCTGGCGCAGGCGCCGATCCCGGCGGTTCCGTGGTCTCGCCTGTCGCTCGACGAGTTGCTTGGTGAGGGCGCCTCCGGCCACATCTATCGCGCCCACCAAGACGATGGCACTCCCGTCGCGCTCAAACTGTTCAAGGGCGGGCTGACCAGCGACGGCCTGCCCGACAGCGAACTGGCCGCGTGTCTGCAGGCAGGTGCCCATCCGCAACTGATCTCCGTCCAGGCCCGCCTGAGCGATCATCCGAACCAGACGCAAGGCCTGCTGATGCCACTGATCGGCCCGTCGTTTCGCACGCTCGCCGGCCCCCCGAGCCTTTTGTCCTGCACGCGAGATGTCTATTCAGACGATCAGCGATTGCCCGCTCAGGCGGTGATGCGAATGGCCGCCGGGCTGGCGTCCGCGCTGCAGCACCTGCATGCGCGCGGACTGCTGCATGGCGACCTGTATGCCCACAACGTCCTGCACGACAACAAGGGTGCGACTTTGCTCGGCGATTTCGGTGCGGCCTCCTTCCTGGGCGCGGCACCGCTCGATCAAGTGAAGCGTCTCAAACGGCTGGATGTCCGGGCATTAGGCTGTCTCTTCGAGGAGCTGCTGGAACACGGAGAACCGCTGGCTCCCGATGACCATGCGCGACTCAGCGCGTTGCGAGACGCCTGTCTGCATCCCGATCCAGCGCAGCGCCCGAGCGCGGACGATTTGGCGCGCGCCCTTTAA
- a CDS encoding IS5 family transposase has product MVRLVFIQSLYNLSDEECEYQVLGRMSFQHFCRLAGELHIPDARTLWRFKQQLAQGGLGGRAIFEAAVSQQLQAHGYIPRGGQIVDASIVQAPVTHTKSEEREALNEGQAPEGWSSKKLRHTDRAARWTKKHGKSHYGYKVHANSDARYKLIRKIKVTPANVDDGQTLKDVLDPSNTGKRVLADRGYDSQANRDLLREQQLRDGIGRRARPGQQKRQRLDARNTAINRIRARGEHVFAGLQQLGGKVVRATTLARNELAVTLQCAAYNVKRLVWLAAHEPAH; this is encoded by the coding sequence ATGGTGCGGCTGGTGTTCATCCAGTCGCTGTACAACTTGAGCGACGAGGAGTGCGAGTACCAGGTGCTGGGCCGCATGAGCTTCCAGCACTTTTGCCGGCTTGCAGGCGAGCTGCACATCCCGGACGCACGCACGCTGTGGCGCTTCAAGCAGCAACTGGCCCAGGGTGGCCTGGGCGGGAGGGCCATCTTCGAGGCCGCGGTGAGCCAGCAACTGCAGGCTCACGGCTACATCCCGCGAGGCGGGCAGATCGTGGACGCCAGCATCGTGCAGGCGCCGGTCACGCACACCAAGAGCGAGGAGCGCGAAGCGCTCAATGAAGGGCAGGCCCCTGAGGGCTGGTCCTCCAAGAAGCTGCGCCACACCGACCGCGCCGCCCGCTGGACGAAGAAGCACGGCAAGAGCCACTACGGCTACAAGGTGCATGCCAACAGCGACGCGCGCTACAAGCTCATCCGCAAGATCAAGGTCACGCCGGCCAATGTGGACGACGGCCAGACCTTGAAGGACGTGCTGGACCCCAGCAACACCGGCAAACGCGTGCTGGCCGACCGGGGCTATGACAGCCAGGCCAACCGGGACCTGCTGCGAGAGCAGCAACTGCGAGACGGCATCGGCAGAAGAGCGCGGCCTGGGCAGCAGAAGCGTCAGCGACTGGATGCGCGCAACACGGCCATCAACCGCATCCGGGCCAGAGGCGAGCACGTGTTCGCGGGCCTGCAGCAGTTGGGTGGCAAGGTCGTGCGGGCCACGACGCTGGCTCGCAATGAACTGGCGGTGACGCTCCAGTGCGCGGCCTACAACGTCAAGCGGCTGGTGTGGCTGGCCGCCCATGAGCCGGCGCATTGA
- a CDS encoding IS5 family transposase, translated as MGPKPADERADQDLFRTELLNLINQRHELVRLAALIDWQAFEAEWSPQFVSTTGRPALPTRLMAALLYLKHMYALSDEDVCEGWRENPYWQHFSGERYFQHELPCDPSSLVRWRQRIGEAGCEWLLAHSIEAARKGGVIKRQSLDHVVLDTTVQPKAIAHPTDSRLLNRAREQLVEAAQDARIELRQSYARVGKAAEHQAGRYAHAKQYRRMQREIRKLRTWLGRVIRDVQRKAGEIGPELKAKLDIATRLHAQKRGDKNKLYALHAPEAECIAKGKARTPYEFGVKVSIAVTAQEGLVVGMRSMPGNPYDGHTVGSQLEQVGILTGQAPKIVLADRGYRGVEPPEGTRLLISHTRRLPKRLKKLLKRRQVVEPMIGHMKSDGLLAKNWLKGASGDALHAILCGAGHNLRMILAHLRVLYCALLGLIATAATLALRKAAPISAPKAFIARRAVLAQG; from the coding sequence ATGGGTCCCAAGCCTGCCGACGAACGCGCCGATCAGGACTTGTTCCGCACTGAGTTGCTGAACCTGATCAACCAGCGTCACGAACTGGTTCGTTTGGCGGCGCTGATTGACTGGCAGGCGTTTGAAGCCGAGTGGAGTCCCCAATTTGTCTCCACCACTGGCCGCCCTGCGTTGCCCACACGGCTGATGGCCGCCCTGCTGTACCTCAAGCACATGTACGCGCTGAGCGACGAGGACGTGTGTGAGGGCTGGCGTGAGAACCCGTACTGGCAGCATTTCAGCGGTGAGCGTTATTTCCAGCACGAGTTGCCTTGCGATCCCTCCAGCCTGGTGCGCTGGCGCCAGCGCATCGGCGAGGCCGGCTGCGAATGGCTACTGGCCCACTCCATTGAAGCTGCACGCAAGGGCGGCGTGATCAAGCGCCAGAGCCTGGACCACGTGGTGCTGGACACCACGGTGCAACCCAAGGCGATTGCGCACCCGACCGATAGCCGACTGCTCAACCGCGCGCGTGAGCAACTCGTCGAGGCTGCGCAAGACGCCAGGATCGAGTTGCGCCAGAGCTACGCCCGGGTCGGCAAAGCAGCCGAGCACCAGGCCGGGCGTTACGCCCATGCCAAGCAATACCGGCGCATGCAGCGCGAGATCAGGAAGCTGAGAACTTGGCTGGGCCGTGTCATCCGCGACGTGCAACGCAAGGCTGGTGAGATCGGGCCCGAACTGAAGGCCAAACTCGACATTGCGACTCGACTGCACGCCCAAAAGCGTGGCGACAAGAACAAGCTGTATGCGCTGCACGCGCCCGAGGCGGAATGCATCGCCAAGGGCAAGGCCAGAACGCCCTACGAGTTCGGCGTGAAAGTGTCCATCGCAGTGACGGCCCAAGAAGGGCTCGTCGTGGGAATGCGATCGATGCCGGGCAATCCGTATGACGGACACACGGTGGGCAGCCAGTTGGAGCAGGTGGGCATCCTCACGGGGCAAGCACCCAAGATCGTGTTGGCGGATCGGGGCTACCGCGGCGTGGAGCCGCCCGAGGGCACGCGGCTGCTGATCAGCCACACGCGCAGACTGCCCAAGCGTTTGAAGAAGTTGCTCAAGCGCAGACAAGTCGTGGAGCCCATGATCGGGCACATGAAGTCCGACGGGCTGCTGGCCAAGAACTGGCTCAAGGGCGCGAGTGGCGATGCGCTGCACGCGATCCTGTGTGGCGCTGGGCACAACCTGAGGATGATCCTGGCGCACCTGCGGGTGCTTTATTGCGCCCTGTTGGGGCTGATCGCGACGGCGGCCACGCTGGCCCTGCGTAAGGCCGCCCCAATATCAGCACCCAAAGCCTTCATCGCACGGCGCGCCGTGCTGGCTCAGGGCTGA
- a CDS encoding DEAD/DEAH box helicase, whose product MMDGDLSKAFEALLQYDLQAFAARLGLKSQPDPLPSKLASQLLNHSERLSRSVSSKDHILCLVVCGLLWEHRDDEWDGLPPFAMNLLSRIGLAPSMQMLDSKFSEGIFDGWGSLLQQVAATARTIAFEVRMPNGDHVVLSEFQHKVWMALQSSGNLGISAPTSAGKSFVLLHKAVDILAKEQGSVLYIVPTLSLIQQVCNDFRACLSEQNLNHIAVRPSFTNEHDTDINCVFVLTQERAHSALSDKKALRRLSLVIVDEVQNIERASVDSDDERAQTLLDVVMTLILERRPARTVISGPRLNNLKDISAGFFRAEAETISQDLPPVVNVTYSFTHTNKKTYLRQYNPFDSTTREIEVSLKEESRKALFGKKMYSDEFYEFLHWLIAKLDPQDGTLVFSPTSNEATSAAINLAGRRKKRAEAGILHELSKYAADTVHPDYGLCASLEFGVAYHHGKMPMHIRVAVERAFSDRAVKLMVCTTTLMQGINLPAKNLIARNPNLFTKKSAHSKSLTPYEFGNLRGRAGRLLKDFVGRAIVLDETAFEQEELDLSFPEKDVEFGFKERFESGRSQIIEGLRNNADISHLESNQDLITRIRQTLLRHGDLAQQRLAAVGIALSLRELEQVQAGLRALRIPLEICLKHPYWDPLVLNKIYLSHARNEIALIPNTPFSHDFQTNIISALQSLQDLAPH is encoded by the coding sequence ATGATGGACGGCGACCTCTCAAAGGCGTTCGAAGCGCTGCTTCAATATGATTTGCAAGCGTTTGCGGCTCGACTCGGCTTGAAATCACAGCCAGATCCGCTGCCTTCGAAACTTGCGTCACAACTTCTCAATCACTCCGAGAGATTATCCCGATCAGTATCAAGCAAAGATCACATCTTATGCTTGGTAGTCTGTGGGCTTCTTTGGGAACATCGTGACGACGAATGGGACGGACTTCCCCCATTTGCCATGAATCTTTTAAGCCGGATAGGCTTAGCACCGTCGATGCAGATGCTCGACAGCAAGTTCTCTGAAGGCATTTTTGATGGCTGGGGTAGTCTGCTTCAGCAAGTTGCCGCAACGGCCCGCACCATCGCCTTCGAGGTGCGAATGCCAAATGGTGACCATGTAGTTTTGTCAGAATTTCAGCACAAAGTCTGGATGGCTTTGCAAAGCTCAGGAAATCTCGGCATTTCAGCACCAACTTCAGCGGGGAAGTCATTTGTTCTATTGCATAAGGCAGTAGACATTCTGGCAAAGGAACAGGGGAGTGTTCTATATATAGTCCCTACGCTTAGCCTCATCCAACAAGTGTGCAATGATTTCAGAGCCTGCTTGTCAGAGCAGAATTTAAATCACATAGCTGTACGGCCATCCTTTACCAATGAGCATGACACAGATATAAATTGCGTATTCGTTCTGACCCAAGAGCGGGCCCACTCTGCCCTCTCTGACAAAAAGGCGCTGCGTCGGCTGTCCCTAGTCATAGTTGACGAAGTACAAAACATTGAGCGGGCATCTGTTGATAGCGATGATGAACGCGCTCAGACTCTGCTTGATGTGGTGATGACGTTGATCTTGGAGAGGCGGCCGGCTCGAACCGTGATCAGTGGCCCTCGCCTAAACAATCTGAAGGACATCAGTGCCGGATTCTTTCGTGCAGAAGCTGAAACGATCTCGCAGGATCTGCCGCCAGTAGTAAATGTCACCTATTCATTTACACATACCAACAAGAAAACTTACCTGAGGCAATACAACCCCTTTGATTCCACCACACGAGAGATTGAGGTTTCACTGAAGGAAGAATCCCGGAAGGCGCTCTTCGGGAAGAAGATGTATTCCGATGAATTTTATGAATTCCTGCATTGGCTGATCGCCAAGCTTGATCCTCAAGATGGCACACTCGTATTTTCGCCAACTTCGAATGAAGCAACGAGTGCAGCCATAAATCTCGCTGGTCGCAGGAAAAAGAGAGCAGAGGCCGGCATTCTGCATGAGCTAAGCAAATATGCCGCCGATACCGTGCATCCGGACTACGGATTGTGCGCTTCGTTAGAATTCGGCGTGGCGTACCATCACGGCAAAATGCCAATGCACATTAGGGTTGCCGTTGAAAGGGCTTTTTCTGATCGCGCAGTTAAACTGATGGTTTGCACAACCACCCTGATGCAAGGAATAAACCTTCCTGCAAAGAATTTAATTGCCAGGAATCCGAACCTATTCACAAAGAAGAGCGCACATAGCAAGAGCCTGACACCATACGAGTTCGGCAATCTACGAGGTCGAGCCGGGCGTCTGCTTAAAGATTTCGTGGGCAGGGCGATTGTATTAGATGAGACCGCATTTGAACAAGAGGAATTGGATCTCTCGTTCCCGGAGAAGGATGTCGAGTTCGGATTCAAAGAGCGCTTTGAGAGTGGACGGTCTCAGATAATTGAAGGCCTGCGAAACAACGCCGACATCTCTCACCTTGAGAGCAATCAAGATTTGATCACGCGGATTCGTCAGACATTGCTTCGCCACGGAGATCTAGCTCAGCAACGCTTAGCTGCAGTAGGGATAGCCCTTTCATTGCGGGAGCTAGAACAGGTTCAGGCCGGTCTCAGGGCGCTCCGGATTCCCCTTGAAATTTGCCTAAAACATCCCTATTGGGACCCATTGGTTCTCAACAAGATTTATCTTAGTCACGCACGGAACGAGATTGCCCTCATTCCCAACACGCCGTTTTCGCACGATTTCCAAACCAACATAATTTCCGCACTTCAGTCGCTTCAAGATCTTGCACCTCATTAG